In the Lepus europaeus isolate LE1 chromosome 18, mLepTim1.pri, whole genome shotgun sequence genome, one interval contains:
- the MINK1 gene encoding misshapen-like kinase 1 isoform X2, with product MGDPAPARSLDDIDLSALRDPAGIFELVEVVGNGTYGQVYKGRHVKTGQLAAIKVMDVTEDEEEEIKQEINMLKKYSHHRNIATYYGAFIKKSPPGNDDQLWLVMEFCGAGSVTDLVKNTKGNALKEDCIAYICREILRGLAHLHAHKVIHRDIKGQNVLLTENAEVKLVDFGVSAQLDRTVGRRNTFIGTPYWMAPEVIACDENPDATYDYRSDIWSLGITAIEMAEGAPPLCDMHPMRALFLIPRNPPPRLKSKKWSKKFIDFIDTCLIKTYLSRPPTEQLLKFPFIRDQPTERQVRIQLKDHIDRSRKKRGEKEETEYEYSGSEEEDDSHGEEGEPSSIMNVPGESTLRREFLRLQQENKSNSEALKQQQQQQQLQQQRDPEAHIKHLLHQRQRRIEEQKEERRRVEEQQRREREQRKLQEKEQQRRLEDMQALRREEERRQAEREQEYIRHRLEEEQRQLEILQQQLLQEQALLLEYKRKQLEEQRQSERLQRQLQQEHAYLKSLQQQQQLQKQPPQILPADRKPLYHYGRGVTPADKPAWAREVEERTRMNKQQNSPLAKTKPSSTGPEPPAPQASPSPPGPLSQTPPMQRPVEPQEGPHKSLVAHRVPLKPYAAPVPRSQSLQDQPTRNLAAFPASHDPDPAVAAPAATPSARGAVTRQNSDPTSEGPGPSPNPPAWVRPDSEAPPKVPQRTSSIATALNTSGAAGSRPAQAVRARPRSNSAWQIYLQRRAERGAPKPPGPPAQPPGPPNASSNPDLRRSDPGWERSDSVLPASHGHLPQAGSLERNRVGATTKLDSSPVLSPGNKAKPDDHRSRPGRPASYKRAIGEDFVLLKERTLDEAPRPPKKAMDYSSSSEEVESSEDDEEEGDGEPAEGSRDTPGGRDGDTDSVSTMVVHDVEETAGTQPPYGGGTMLVQRTPEEERSLLHSDSNGYTNLPDVVQPSHSPTENSKGQSPPSKDGSSDYQSRGLVKAPGKSSFTMFVDLGLYQAGGSGDTIPITALVGGEGARLDQLQYDVRKGSVVNVNPTNTRAHSETPEIRKYKKRFNSEILCAALWGVNLLVGTENGLMLLDRSGQGKVYGLIGRRRFQQMDVLEGLNLLITISGKRNKLRVYYLSWLRNKILHNDPEVEKKQGWTTVGDMEGCGHYRVVKYERIKFLVIALKSSVEVYAWAPKPYHKFMAFKSFADLPHRPLLVDLTVEEGQRLKVIYGSSAGFHAVDVDSGNSYDIYIPVHIQSQITPHAIIFLPNTDGMEMLLCYEDEGVYVNTYGRIIKDVVLQWGEMPTSVAYICSNQIMGWGEKAIEIRSVETGHLDGVFMHKRAQRLKFLCERNDKVFFASVRSGGSSQVYFMTLNRNCIMNW from the exons gacCCTGCTGGGATCTTTGAGCTGGTGGAAGTGGTCGGCAATGGAACCTACGGACAGGTGTACAAG GGTCGGCATGTCAAGACCGGGCAGCTGGCTGCCATCAAGGTCATGGACGTCACAGAG GACGAGGAGGAAGAGATCAAACAGGAGATCAATATGCTGAAAAAATACTCTCACCACCGCAACATCGCCACCTACTATGGGGCCTTCATCAAGAAGAGCCCCCCTGGAAACGACGACCAGCTCTGG CTGGTGATGGAGTTCTGTGGTGCTGGCTCCGTGACCGACCTGGTGAAGAACACCAAGGGGAACGCCCTGAAGGAGGACTGCATCGCCTACATCTGCCGGGAGATTCTCAGG GGTCTGGCGCATCTCCACGCGCACAAGGTGATTCATCGAGACATCAAGGGGCAGAACGTGCTGCTGACCGAGAACGCTGAGGTTAAGCTAG TGGATTTTGGGGTGAGCGCTCAGCTGGATCGCACTGTGGGCAGGCGGAACACTTTCATTGGGACCCCGTACTGGATGGCCCCAGAGGTCATTGCCTGTGATGAGAACCCCGATGCCACCTACGATTACAGG AGTGACATCTGGTCTCTCGGAATCACAGCCATCGAGATGGCGGAGGGAGCCCCCC ctctgtgTGACATGCACCCCATGCGAGCCCTCTTCCTCATCCCTCGGAACCCCCCGCCCCGGCTCAAGTCCAAGAAGTG GTCGAAGAAGTTCATCGATTTCATCGACACCTGTCTCATCAAGACTTACCTGAGCCGCCCACCCACGGAGCAGCTACTCAAGTTTCCCTTCATCCGCGACCAGCCCACAGAGCGGCAGGTCCGCATCCAGCTCAAGGACCACATTGACCGTTCCCGGAAGAAGCGGGGTGAGAAAG AGGAGACCGAGTACGAGTACAGCGGCAGTGAGGAGGAAGACGACAGCCACGGAGAGGAAGGAGAGCCAAG CTCCATCATGAACGTGCCCGGGGAGTCCACACTGCGCCGGGAGTTCCTCCGGCTCCAGCAGGAGAACAAGAGCAACTCGGAGGCgctgaagcagcagcagcagcagcagcagctgcagcagcagcgcGACCCCGAGGCGCACATCaagcacctgctgcaccagcggCAGCGGCGCATAGAGGAGCAGAAGGAGGAGCGGCGGCGCGTGGAGGAG CAACAGCGGCGGGAGCGGGAGCAGCGCAAGCTGCAGGAGAAGGAGCAGCAGCGGCGGCTGGAGGATATGCAGGCGCTGCGGCGGGAGGAGGAGCGGCGGCAGGCCGAGCGGGAGCAG gagTATATCCGTCACAGGCTAGAGGAGGAGCAGCGACAGCTCGAGATCCTCCAGCAGCAGCTGCTCCAGGAACAGGCACTCCTGCTG GAGTACAAGCGGAAGCAGCTGGAGGAGCAGCGGCAGTCGGAGCGCCTGCAGAGGCAGCTGCAGCAGGAGCACGCCTACCTCAAgtccctgcagcagcagcagcagctccagaaGCAGCCGCCGCAGATCCTGCCCGCGGACAGGAAGCCCCTCTACCACTATGGCCGGGGCGTCACCCCTGCCGACAAGCCAGCCTGGGCCCGAGAG GTGGAAGAGAGAACCAGGATGAACAAGCAGCAGAACTCTCCCTTGGCCAAGACCAAGCCGAGCAGCACGGGAcctgagccccctgccccccaggcctcccccagccccccaggaccCCTGTCTCAAACTCCTCCTATGCAGAGGCCGGTGGAGCCCCAGGAAGGACCGCACAAG AGCCTGGTGGCACACCGGGTCCCACTGAAGCCATATGCAGCACCTGTACCCCGATCCCAGTCCCTGCAGGACCAGCCCACCCGAAacctggctgccttcccagcctcccacgaCCCAGACCCTGCTGTCGCCGCACCTGCTGCCACGCCTAGTGCCCGCGGAGCTGTCACCCGACAGAATTCAGACCCCACCTCTgaagggcctgggcccagccccaatcCCCCAGCCTGGGTCCGGCCAGACAGTGAGGCCCCGCCCAAG GTGCCCCAGAGGACCTCATCTATCGCCACTGCCCTTAACACCAGTGGGGCCGCAGGGTCCCGGCCAGCGCAGGCTGTCCGAGCCAG ACCTCGCAGCAACTCCGCCTGGCAGATCTACCTGCAAAGGCGGGCAGAGCGGGGCGCCCCCAAGCCTCCAGGGCCCCCTGCTCAGCCCCCTGGCCCGCCCAACGCCTCTAG TAACCCTGACCTCAGGAGGAGCGATCCTGGCTGGGAGCGCTCAGACAGTGTCCTCCCAGCTTCTCACGGGCACCTCCCGCAGGCTGGCTCACTGGAGCGAAACCGAGTGGGAG CTACCACCAAACTGGACAGCTCCCCAGTGCTGTCCCCCGGGAACAAAGCCAAGCCCGACGACCACCGCTCTCGGCCAGGCCGGCCCGCA AGCTATAAGCGAGCGATTGGTGAG GATTTTGTGCTGCTGAAAGAGCGGACCCTGGACGAGGCCCCGCGGCCGCCCAAAAAAGCCATGGACTACTCCTCGTCCAGCGAGGAGGTGGAGAGCAGTGAGGACGACGAGGAGGAGGGCGACGGCGAGCCTGCGGAGGGCAGCAGAGACACCCCCGGGGGCCG CGACGGAGACACAGACAGCGTCAGCACCATGGTGGTCCACGATGTGGAGGAGACGGCCGGGACCCAGCCCCCCTACGGGGGTGGCACGATGCTGGTGCAGCGA ACCCCAGAGGAGGAGCGAAGCCTGCTGCACTCAGACAGCAATGGCTACACGAACCTGCCGGACGTGGTCCAGCCGAGCCACTCGCCCACCGAGAACAGCAAAGGCCAGAGCCCCCCCTCAAAGGATGGAAGCAGTGAC TACCAGTCCCGTGGCCTGGTCAAGGCCCCCGGCAAGAGCTCCTTCACCATGTTTGTGGACCTAGGGCTCTACCAGGCTGGAGGCAGTGGGGACACCATCCCCATCACAG CCCTGGTGGGTGGAGAGGGCGCTCGGCTCGATCAGCTGCAGTACGACGTGAGGAAGGGCTCCGTGGTCAACGTGAATCCCACCAACACTCGGGCCCACAGCGAGACCCCCGAGATCCGCAAGTACAAGAAGCGCTTCAACTCGGAGATCCTCTGTGCCGCCCTCTGGG GGGTCAACCTGCTGGTGGGCACGGAGAACGGGCTCATGCTGCTGGACCGGAGCGGGCAGGGCAAGGTGTACGGCCTCATTGGGCGGCGCCGCTTCCAGCAGATGGACGTGCTGGAGGGGCTCAACCTGCTCATCACCATCTCAG GGAAGAGGAACAAACTGCGGGTGTATTACCTGTCCTGGCTCCGGAACAAGATTCTGCACAATGACCCGGAAGTGGAAAAGAAGCAGGGCTGGACCACTGTGGGGGACATGGAGGGCTGTGGCCACTACCGCGTGG TGAAGTACGAGCGCATCAAGTTCCTGGTCATTGCCCTGAAGAGCTCCGTGGAGGTGTATGCCTGGGCCCCCAAGCCCTACCACAAATTCATGGCCTTCAAG TCCTTTGCCGACCTCCCGCACCGCCCTCTGCTGGTCGACCTCACggtggaggaggggcagcggCTCAAGGTCATCTACGGCTCCAGCGCCGGCTTCCACGCCGTGGATGTGGACTCTGGGAACAGCTACGACATCTACATCCCCGTGCAC ATTCAGAGCCAGATCACACCCCACGCCATCATCTTCCTCCCCAACACCGACGGCATGGAGATGCTGCTGTGCTACGAGGATGAGGGTGTCTACGTCAACACGTACGGGCGGATCATCAAGGACGTGGTGCTGCAGTGGGGCGAGATGCCCACCTCTGTGG CCTACATCTGCTCCAACCAGATCATGGGCTGGGGTGAGAAAGCCATCGAGATCCGCTCCGTGGAGACGGGCCACCTGGACGGGGTCTTCATGCACAAACGAGCCCAGAGGCTCAAGTTCCTGTGTGAGCGGAATGACAAG gtGTTTTTTGCCTCCGTCCGCTCCGGGGGCAGCAGCCAGGTTTACTTCATGACTCTGAACCGGAACTGCATCATGAACTGGTGA
- the MINK1 gene encoding misshapen-like kinase 1 isoform X1 gives MGDPAPARSLDDIDLSALRDPAGIFELVEVVGNGTYGQVYKGRHVKTGQLAAIKVMDVTEDEEEEIKQEINMLKKYSHHRNIATYYGAFIKKSPPGNDDQLWLVMEFCGAGSVTDLVKNTKGNALKEDCIAYICREILRGLAHLHAHKVIHRDIKGQNVLLTENAEVKLVDFGVSAQLDRTVGRRNTFIGTPYWMAPEVIACDENPDATYDYRSDIWSLGITAIEMAEGAPPLCDMHPMRALFLIPRNPPPRLKSKKWSKKFIDFIDTCLIKTYLSRPPTEQLLKFPFIRDQPTERQVRIQLKDHIDRSRKKRGEKEETEYEYSGSEEEDDSHGEEGEPSSIMNVPGESTLRREFLRLQQENKSNSEALKQQQQQQQLQQQRDPEAHIKHLLHQRQRRIEEQKEERRRVEEQQRREREQRKLQEKEQQRRLEDMQALRREEERRQAEREQEYIRHRLEEEQRQLEILQQQLLQEQALLLEYKRKQLEEQRQSERLQRQLQQEHAYLKSLQQQQQLQKQPPQILPADRKPLYHYGRGVTPADKPAWAREVEERTRMNKQQNSPLAKTKPSSTGPEPPAPQASPSPPGPLSQTPPMQRPVEPQEGPHKSLVAHRVPLKPYAAPVPRSQSLQDQPTRNLAAFPASHDPDPAVAAPAATPSARGAVTRQNSDPTSEGPGPSPNPPAWVRPDSEAPPKVPQRTSSIATALNTSGAAGSRPAQAVRARPRSNSAWQIYLQRRAERGAPKPPGPPAQPPGPPNASSNPDLRRSDPGWERSDSVLPASHGHLPQAGSLERNRVGATTKLDSSPVLSPGNKAKPDDHRSRPGRPASYKRAIGEDFVLLKERTLDEAPRPPKKAMDYSSSSEEVESSEDDEEEGDGEPAEGSRDTPGGRSDGDTDSVSTMVVHDVEETAGTQPPYGGGTMLVQRTPEEERSLLHSDSNGYTNLPDVVQPSHSPTENSKGQSPPSKDGSSDYQSRGLVKAPGKSSFTMFVDLGLYQAGGSGDTIPITALVGGEGARLDQLQYDVRKGSVVNVNPTNTRAHSETPEIRKYKKRFNSEILCAALWGVNLLVGTENGLMLLDRSGQGKVYGLIGRRRFQQMDVLEGLNLLITISGKRNKLRVYYLSWLRNKILHNDPEVEKKQGWTTVGDMEGCGHYRVVKYERIKFLVIALKSSVEVYAWAPKPYHKFMAFKSFADLPHRPLLVDLTVEEGQRLKVIYGSSAGFHAVDVDSGNSYDIYIPVHIQSQITPHAIIFLPNTDGMEMLLCYEDEGVYVNTYGRIIKDVVLQWGEMPTSVAYICSNQIMGWGEKAIEIRSVETGHLDGVFMHKRAQRLKFLCERNDKVFFASVRSGGSSQVYFMTLNRNCIMNW, from the exons gacCCTGCTGGGATCTTTGAGCTGGTGGAAGTGGTCGGCAATGGAACCTACGGACAGGTGTACAAG GGTCGGCATGTCAAGACCGGGCAGCTGGCTGCCATCAAGGTCATGGACGTCACAGAG GACGAGGAGGAAGAGATCAAACAGGAGATCAATATGCTGAAAAAATACTCTCACCACCGCAACATCGCCACCTACTATGGGGCCTTCATCAAGAAGAGCCCCCCTGGAAACGACGACCAGCTCTGG CTGGTGATGGAGTTCTGTGGTGCTGGCTCCGTGACCGACCTGGTGAAGAACACCAAGGGGAACGCCCTGAAGGAGGACTGCATCGCCTACATCTGCCGGGAGATTCTCAGG GGTCTGGCGCATCTCCACGCGCACAAGGTGATTCATCGAGACATCAAGGGGCAGAACGTGCTGCTGACCGAGAACGCTGAGGTTAAGCTAG TGGATTTTGGGGTGAGCGCTCAGCTGGATCGCACTGTGGGCAGGCGGAACACTTTCATTGGGACCCCGTACTGGATGGCCCCAGAGGTCATTGCCTGTGATGAGAACCCCGATGCCACCTACGATTACAGG AGTGACATCTGGTCTCTCGGAATCACAGCCATCGAGATGGCGGAGGGAGCCCCCC ctctgtgTGACATGCACCCCATGCGAGCCCTCTTCCTCATCCCTCGGAACCCCCCGCCCCGGCTCAAGTCCAAGAAGTG GTCGAAGAAGTTCATCGATTTCATCGACACCTGTCTCATCAAGACTTACCTGAGCCGCCCACCCACGGAGCAGCTACTCAAGTTTCCCTTCATCCGCGACCAGCCCACAGAGCGGCAGGTCCGCATCCAGCTCAAGGACCACATTGACCGTTCCCGGAAGAAGCGGGGTGAGAAAG AGGAGACCGAGTACGAGTACAGCGGCAGTGAGGAGGAAGACGACAGCCACGGAGAGGAAGGAGAGCCAAG CTCCATCATGAACGTGCCCGGGGAGTCCACACTGCGCCGGGAGTTCCTCCGGCTCCAGCAGGAGAACAAGAGCAACTCGGAGGCgctgaagcagcagcagcagcagcagcagctgcagcagcagcgcGACCCCGAGGCGCACATCaagcacctgctgcaccagcggCAGCGGCGCATAGAGGAGCAGAAGGAGGAGCGGCGGCGCGTGGAGGAG CAACAGCGGCGGGAGCGGGAGCAGCGCAAGCTGCAGGAGAAGGAGCAGCAGCGGCGGCTGGAGGATATGCAGGCGCTGCGGCGGGAGGAGGAGCGGCGGCAGGCCGAGCGGGAGCAG gagTATATCCGTCACAGGCTAGAGGAGGAGCAGCGACAGCTCGAGATCCTCCAGCAGCAGCTGCTCCAGGAACAGGCACTCCTGCTG GAGTACAAGCGGAAGCAGCTGGAGGAGCAGCGGCAGTCGGAGCGCCTGCAGAGGCAGCTGCAGCAGGAGCACGCCTACCTCAAgtccctgcagcagcagcagcagctccagaaGCAGCCGCCGCAGATCCTGCCCGCGGACAGGAAGCCCCTCTACCACTATGGCCGGGGCGTCACCCCTGCCGACAAGCCAGCCTGGGCCCGAGAG GTGGAAGAGAGAACCAGGATGAACAAGCAGCAGAACTCTCCCTTGGCCAAGACCAAGCCGAGCAGCACGGGAcctgagccccctgccccccaggcctcccccagccccccaggaccCCTGTCTCAAACTCCTCCTATGCAGAGGCCGGTGGAGCCCCAGGAAGGACCGCACAAG AGCCTGGTGGCACACCGGGTCCCACTGAAGCCATATGCAGCACCTGTACCCCGATCCCAGTCCCTGCAGGACCAGCCCACCCGAAacctggctgccttcccagcctcccacgaCCCAGACCCTGCTGTCGCCGCACCTGCTGCCACGCCTAGTGCCCGCGGAGCTGTCACCCGACAGAATTCAGACCCCACCTCTgaagggcctgggcccagccccaatcCCCCAGCCTGGGTCCGGCCAGACAGTGAGGCCCCGCCCAAG GTGCCCCAGAGGACCTCATCTATCGCCACTGCCCTTAACACCAGTGGGGCCGCAGGGTCCCGGCCAGCGCAGGCTGTCCGAGCCAG ACCTCGCAGCAACTCCGCCTGGCAGATCTACCTGCAAAGGCGGGCAGAGCGGGGCGCCCCCAAGCCTCCAGGGCCCCCTGCTCAGCCCCCTGGCCCGCCCAACGCCTCTAG TAACCCTGACCTCAGGAGGAGCGATCCTGGCTGGGAGCGCTCAGACAGTGTCCTCCCAGCTTCTCACGGGCACCTCCCGCAGGCTGGCTCACTGGAGCGAAACCGAGTGGGAG CTACCACCAAACTGGACAGCTCCCCAGTGCTGTCCCCCGGGAACAAAGCCAAGCCCGACGACCACCGCTCTCGGCCAGGCCGGCCCGCA AGCTATAAGCGAGCGATTGGTGAG GATTTTGTGCTGCTGAAAGAGCGGACCCTGGACGAGGCCCCGCGGCCGCCCAAAAAAGCCATGGACTACTCCTCGTCCAGCGAGGAGGTGGAGAGCAGTGAGGACGACGAGGAGGAGGGCGACGGCGAGCCTGCGGAGGGCAGCAGAGACACCCCCGGGGGCCG CAGCGACGGAGACACAGACAGCGTCAGCACCATGGTGGTCCACGATGTGGAGGAGACGGCCGGGACCCAGCCCCCCTACGGGGGTGGCACGATGCTGGTGCAGCGA ACCCCAGAGGAGGAGCGAAGCCTGCTGCACTCAGACAGCAATGGCTACACGAACCTGCCGGACGTGGTCCAGCCGAGCCACTCGCCCACCGAGAACAGCAAAGGCCAGAGCCCCCCCTCAAAGGATGGAAGCAGTGAC TACCAGTCCCGTGGCCTGGTCAAGGCCCCCGGCAAGAGCTCCTTCACCATGTTTGTGGACCTAGGGCTCTACCAGGCTGGAGGCAGTGGGGACACCATCCCCATCACAG CCCTGGTGGGTGGAGAGGGCGCTCGGCTCGATCAGCTGCAGTACGACGTGAGGAAGGGCTCCGTGGTCAACGTGAATCCCACCAACACTCGGGCCCACAGCGAGACCCCCGAGATCCGCAAGTACAAGAAGCGCTTCAACTCGGAGATCCTCTGTGCCGCCCTCTGGG GGGTCAACCTGCTGGTGGGCACGGAGAACGGGCTCATGCTGCTGGACCGGAGCGGGCAGGGCAAGGTGTACGGCCTCATTGGGCGGCGCCGCTTCCAGCAGATGGACGTGCTGGAGGGGCTCAACCTGCTCATCACCATCTCAG GGAAGAGGAACAAACTGCGGGTGTATTACCTGTCCTGGCTCCGGAACAAGATTCTGCACAATGACCCGGAAGTGGAAAAGAAGCAGGGCTGGACCACTGTGGGGGACATGGAGGGCTGTGGCCACTACCGCGTGG TGAAGTACGAGCGCATCAAGTTCCTGGTCATTGCCCTGAAGAGCTCCGTGGAGGTGTATGCCTGGGCCCCCAAGCCCTACCACAAATTCATGGCCTTCAAG TCCTTTGCCGACCTCCCGCACCGCCCTCTGCTGGTCGACCTCACggtggaggaggggcagcggCTCAAGGTCATCTACGGCTCCAGCGCCGGCTTCCACGCCGTGGATGTGGACTCTGGGAACAGCTACGACATCTACATCCCCGTGCAC ATTCAGAGCCAGATCACACCCCACGCCATCATCTTCCTCCCCAACACCGACGGCATGGAGATGCTGCTGTGCTACGAGGATGAGGGTGTCTACGTCAACACGTACGGGCGGATCATCAAGGACGTGGTGCTGCAGTGGGGCGAGATGCCCACCTCTGTGG CCTACATCTGCTCCAACCAGATCATGGGCTGGGGTGAGAAAGCCATCGAGATCCGCTCCGTGGAGACGGGCCACCTGGACGGGGTCTTCATGCACAAACGAGCCCAGAGGCTCAAGTTCCTGTGTGAGCGGAATGACAAG gtGTTTTTTGCCTCCGTCCGCTCCGGGGGCAGCAGCCAGGTTTACTTCATGACTCTGAACCGGAACTGCATCATGAACTGGTGA